One segment of Nocardioides sp. QY071 DNA contains the following:
- a CDS encoding 2Fe-2S iron-sulfur cluster-binding protein has protein sequence MPTIEFTCPDGSCRTVEARPGASVMETAVKLGVPGIVGECGGGLSCATCHVFVDVDQIDLTGRATDFEEEMLEDAVTPPTELSRLSCQVTMTDALDGLRVTIAKEQQ, from the coding sequence ATGCCCACCATCGAGTTCACCTGCCCGGACGGGAGCTGTCGTACGGTCGAGGCGCGCCCCGGCGCGTCCGTCATGGAGACCGCCGTCAAGCTCGGCGTCCCCGGGATCGTCGGCGAGTGCGGCGGCGGCCTCTCCTGCGCCACGTGCCACGTGTTCGTCGACGTCGACCAGATCGACCTCACGGGTCGCGCGACGGACTTCGAGGAGGAGATGCTCGAGGACGCGGTGACCCCGCCGACCGAGCTGAGCAGGCTGTCGTGCCAGGTCACGATGACCGATGCGCTCGACGGCCTGCGCGTGACGATCGCCAAGGAGCAGCAGTGA